Proteins from a single region of Hymenobacter aquaticus:
- the hisS gene encoding histidine--tRNA ligase: protein MSIQKPSIPQGTRDFGPAVVARRNYIFGIIRRTFEKFGYAPLETPTLENLSVLTGKYGDEGDQLLFKVLNSGNFLKKQKGDKITEQVTAADLEAGAKTVLPKIAEKGLRYDLTVPFARYVVMNRGTLTFPFKRYQIQPVWRADRPQRGRYREFYQCDADVVGTDSLLCEAEIVLMMSEVLNALGLTDFTIKINHRGVLRNIYQALNTEARETDLFVAIDKLDKIGRDGVTKELLERGFSEQAAGQLFELLAVEGSFTDKLEKLRAAFGAAGVPTEAADAYKGLQELGQVVDFLTAFGFEQFDHLEFDPTLARGLSYYTGCIFEIKINNVNMGSVSGGGRYDNLTGAFGLPGVSGVGFSFGVDRLYDCLDELNLFPESAATTTRCLVTNFDQETMPLLLPVLRELRAAGVPSEMYPESGKLGRQFKYADAKGIPYVLIQGPDERAAGQFKLKDMKTGEEKTLSLEQVLATLTA from the coding sequence ATGAGCATCCAAAAGCCCAGCATCCCGCAAGGCACCCGCGACTTTGGCCCCGCCGTGGTGGCGCGCCGCAACTATATCTTCGGCATCATCCGCCGCACCTTCGAGAAGTTCGGCTACGCCCCGCTCGAAACCCCAACCCTGGAAAACCTCTCGGTGCTGACCGGCAAATACGGCGACGAGGGCGACCAGCTCTTGTTTAAGGTACTCAATTCGGGCAACTTCCTCAAAAAGCAGAAGGGCGACAAAATCACCGAGCAGGTAACGGCCGCCGACCTTGAAGCCGGGGCCAAGACCGTGCTGCCCAAGATTGCCGAAAAGGGCCTGCGCTACGACCTGACCGTGCCCTTCGCCCGCTACGTGGTGATGAACCGCGGCACGCTGACCTTCCCCTTCAAGCGCTACCAGATCCAGCCCGTGTGGCGCGCCGACCGCCCCCAGCGCGGCCGTTACCGCGAGTTTTACCAGTGCGACGCCGACGTGGTCGGCACCGATTCGCTGCTCTGCGAGGCCGAAATCGTACTGATGATGAGCGAGGTGCTGAACGCCCTGGGGTTGACGGATTTTACTATCAAGATCAACCACCGCGGGGTGCTGCGCAACATTTACCAGGCGCTGAACACGGAGGCGCGGGAAACGGACCTGTTCGTGGCCATCGACAAGCTGGACAAAATCGGGCGGGACGGCGTGACCAAGGAGCTGCTGGAGCGGGGCTTTTCGGAGCAGGCCGCCGGGCAGCTGTTTGAGCTGCTGGCCGTGGAAGGCTCGTTTACCGACAAGCTGGAAAAGCTGCGCGCGGCATTCGGCGCGGCCGGCGTACCCACCGAGGCGGCCGACGCCTACAAGGGCTTGCAGGAGCTGGGCCAGGTGGTAGATTTCCTCACGGCTTTCGGCTTCGAGCAGTTCGACCACCTCGAATTTGACCCGACCCTGGCGCGGGGCCTCTCCTATTATACGGGCTGCATCTTCGAAATCAAGATCAACAACGTGAACATGGGCAGCGTGAGCGGCGGCGGCCGCTACGACAACCTGACCGGCGCGTTTGGCCTGCCGGGCGTGTCGGGCGTGGGCTTCAGCTTCGGCGTCGACCGGCTCTACGACTGCCTCGACGAGCTGAACCTGTTCCCGGAAAGCGCCGCGACGACCACCCGCTGCCTGGTTACCAACTTCGACCAGGAAACCATGCCCCTGCTGCTGCCGGTGCTCCGGGAGCTGCGGGCCGCGGGCGTGCCGAGCGAAATGTACCCGGAAAGCGGCAAGCTGGGCCGGCAGTTCAAGTACGCCGACGCCAAAGGCATTCCCTACGTGCTGATTCAGGGTCCCGATGAGCGCGCCGCCGGCCAGTTTAAGCTCAAAGACATGAAGACCGGCGAGGAAAAAACCCTGTCCCTGGAGCAGGTGCTGGCCACGCTCACCGCCTAG